cacctctacatcaGTGTGTGATCCCCAGGCTGTGGAAGAACCAGTACTGCTAGTActtcgggctattaatcagaaggttgccagttcgattgacgttgtgtccttgggcaaggcacttcaccctacttgcctcgggggaatgtccctgtacttactgtaagtcgctctggataagagcgtccgctaaatgactaaatgtaaatgtactgtggaCTGTGACTCACTCTCAGACAAGGAGATGGACTGGTAGGAGCAGTTAAAGCCACTGTCGGCCACGCCCTCGTCCGCCACGAACACTACGGTCATCTGGGgcccagaggaggtgaggtCCGGAGGGAGGCTGGTGCCACAGTAcctgacagaggggaggagatgggaggctTCAGTGGCTGTTTGCCAAGGCCAGGTCAGACGTTACACAGGTGAGAGTTCAGAGATTGGGACTGTAGAAGCCTGAGCCAGCTTAGAGGACCTAAGCCTGCAGAATTTAGGTACCCAACCTGAGCCTGTTTCCTCACCGTCCCAGCACTCTGCCAGCTCCAGTGTCGCTGCTGTCATGGACCTCCACGTAGTCAAACTCACACACGTCCTGGGTCTCCAGGCTGAAGTTACGGAAGCTCAGTCTGATCACGtgaccctcctccacagagaTACGCCACGTACACAACTGACGGGGAAAGATATGGAGAAAgatactgtgtgtttgtaatggTTCCCCCCTAAGCCCCATGCACTAAGGGCATGTTACACTAGCACCACCTACCTGTTGATGGGGGTAAGGCTTGGGGTGGTTTGGACTGGATAAAGTACCGGAGGGTCCACTCTTCTGCCCCCCACACTCTGTACAACCACATAAGAGTaatgagagcacacacacacatgcacacacatacacacacacacagacacacacactatctgtaCTGTTggatatacagacagacaagtgCTTTATCTCTTTAAAAagcatctatacacacacacatcctcaccctTGTGCTTGTGGCTGCAGTTGGCCTCATCAGTGTGGTCGAGACAGTTGGACTGtccgtcacacacagacacaggcaggagaCAGCGGCCATGGTCACACATTAACTCCTCTCTAGAGCAGCtctctgagaacacacacatatgcagccatgcacacacacacacacaataacactcgTACACACGCAAGCATTTTTCAAGCAAAATAGCACACacatagcatacacacacaaactgtacccACTGTGCTCTGGTGAGATGGCGCGGTACTGTGCGCTGAATCCGGCGCCCCCAATGCTGCCGTCAGAGCGGAAGCTGACCCACACCGTGCTGCTGTTGGTGTTGACTGTAGGGGGCGCTACATTCCCACAGAACCTGGGGAGCAGTGACACACGGATGACCTCTGACTTTTACTACACACCGGGACTATGTACGTTAAAGGTCAAGGCTAGGTAAGGAACCTGGGGATCACAGAAGCTCTCACCTTTCGACCTCTGACCCTTACAATATGCCGGGACAAATTAGGATCAACCATAATGAGGATGACGACGACTGTCCATCATTAGAATTTTTTACGTTCTGATGACCTCATCTGTTGTGAGACCATGTGACCCACCTGGTGACCAGGTTCTGCTCTGTCTCTTCCTGGACCTCCAGCCAATcgaagaggcagggggaggggccttcCACTGTCAGAGAGGAGACGTGGATCTGGACCAGTGAGGGAGGGGCCACCTGGATcatccacacacaaagactGTCTGGAGGGTAGTACCCAGGGTGGTTGGGGGAGCTGAAACTGCCCTCTGGATCTGtcaacacacccccacaccctagagaggagagaagaccaTTTGTCTCGGACGTCTGTCACTTGGAACGGCATCTATCTCATCTTTACTCACGTGTCTCAGGTGTGGGGTGTCTGGTCATCGGCGGCACTGCTGTGCCCTTAAGGCTGGTGTTGCTAGGCATTGTGGGTAGGCTGCTGGGTGCTCCGTCCATAGTCAGCTGGTCCAGGGGATTGGGTGGCACGGCAACTCCTTCTATTGTCTGATCCTTCAACTCTGCAGGACAGAtgaacacacctcctccctgtgaTCCTCACCATCAGCATTGCGTTTGGATGATTGATTGATCATTTTGATTGATCGTTTTGATTGATAGGTTGATTGTTTGtttgattgtgtgagtgtgtacgtatatatgtttgtgtgcgtgtgtgtgtgggcctcacGTGTGAGGATGAGCACCAGGGCCAGGCCCACAGCagccatgaggagcagagctgcagcagacaccaccaccatcccccaGCTGCACCAGGTAGCACGCagacgcatcacacacaccccaaacaaaCCCtggcctgggacacacacacacacatacacacacataaacacgcacacacatacacaaacaagcaGAGAAGAAAAGACAGCAAGTGTCAGGAAAAGCATGGTTTTGGTATACAGAAACATTGGCACCAAATGTTAGATTTAATGTAGAACAGTGATGAGGTCACAGCGTGACTCACTGGCAGCGGGCTGTTTGATTGGctctggggtgggggtgttccTGAACCCATCCACCCGGTCATCGCGCTCCCCCTCAAGCTCAAAGGCAGGGTTGGAGAATACGTTCTAGGATGTAACAACAAATGCAGAATCATGGAAACTCTAAAAACTCTTTGCAGCAACAAGAAGAAAACTTGAACTGTTTCTGCCCCGGCTAGAATCCCAGATATAAGATGTTTTTCATCGTACTGTCATGTTCTATCTGTGTTTGAAGGTTGTATCTCTCTCACCTTATATATGTCAGGTGGCTCAGGGGAGTAGATGGACACTTCAGTTTGGTCTGTCATTCTTGGCTATAGTTCAGTTTCAGGCCTCCGGGAAAACATGAGAGTCCAGCTGGAAGCCTTTTCTCAGCAGACAATCAAAGTATGTGAGAATGTTTATTGGTGCGTGAGAAAGGTGAGAAGCTCACCTTGGTTTTCTCCAACATCCTTCAGTCTGCAGTCTGATCACTCACTCCACCAGAGAAGAATCTGAGGCCTTCAAGACCCCAGAACACCACAATCTCTATGACCGCCAATGGGGGGGAAAAAGTTACGGTAATCCTCGACAAGCCCACAAAACAATGTTTACTCCACAAAACTTGAGGGTCCAGGGTAGCAGTGAGTTCAGTGTtggtttctctcctctcccgggGTTCAGAGGTGCTCCCAGAGCCAGCCTGCCAGGATACGGCTGAAAGGTGTAGACGTGTTGGCGGCTGTTCTTGTTTTGCTGACGGTGAGTAATTTGTTACAAAAGGGTTCTAGAACCCCCTTCATGGTGTTCCACAAAGCCAAGTCAGCTGAGAGGACTGAGCTGTGAgcagggagcggggggggggggggggggggggaggttggaaGGAGGGGGTTGCAGAGGACTGAGCCTTGAGAtcagggacagaggaggaggggtgggagggaggggggtgggtgggggggggagggtggcggTGGACATGGGCCAGGGGACAAGGGTAGAAGTGGTTGCGGCTCCTTCTAAACTCTTTATAATACCCGTAATGATAATCCCATCTTTTAAAACttttacaggcacacacacacacggtacacacaaAACCAGTGGCACTGGTGAGTACAGATTGAGCCATTTGGACTACAGATTGAGCCATTTGTGGTAACAAGGCCTCATTAGTAAAACGCTGGAGTACTGCATGATGAATTCTAGATGTTCTGAAGTGGAGTCTGAGATCATGGGAATACCTACAGTTCTCAGAATAGAGAACAGAAAATAGAAAACGTTAATTCCAAAAGTAGATTTTGCAATAAAAAAAGATATTGCTCAATCTCAACTTCCATGTTTCACTTGTGTTTGTTACTGAAAGATCACAGTTCATATAAAAGTGATGTACTCTTGCTTTTGTGGGCTTCACTCTGcagtatcacacacactgttgctgGGACAATCTTGTGTCTTGCAACTGGATATGCAGGCTGTATCTATCCTGTGGCTcatcctctctgttctctctctccagctcggtGAGTAGATCTTTCTTttccctgtcctcttctctgctctttTCTGCAGCTGTAACACCATGCAGTTGTACTGAGGACTTTGAAGAAGAACCGTATGGATACACTGAAACATTGATGTGTATGTTTGGGTGCATGtcttactgtgtgtctgtgtgtgtgtgtgtgtgtacactagtGTGTATGCAGGAGACCGACTATGAGGGGGAATACGAGTACGACGACATGGAGTTCCCTCAGAACTGTTCCATCAGTGAGGTCATCAAAGGGGGACGGGTGTCCTATATGCAGGCTGGCGTTCCTGGTAGCAGGCTCACCTATCACTGTGAGCAGGGCCAGtatccctcccctgtctcctatAGGCTCTGTGGAATGGATGGAGAGTGGTCTTCCATGAGGCTGGCCAGTGGAAGAAAGGTTTCACAAGCAAGCTGTAAAGGTAAGCCTGGTAAATATTATAGGATGCAGCTAGTCATTGTTATGTAAAGTAATCTGTAATAACTTCTGTTATACTCTTTTACGACCGCCCACCACCCCAGATGTTTTGTGTCCGGGCCAAGTCCAGTTGGACAACGGAGAGTTCTGGCCCAGGGACCAGTGGCTGCGTCCAGGACAAAACCAGAGCTTCTCCTGCCACGAGGGCTACCCCATGAAAGGCTCTGCCCAGAGGACCTGCACCCTGGAAGGGGACTGGACTGGGACCACCCCCCTGTGTGGCAAGCAAGGTGAGAATAGGACTTCTTTTAAGCAGGGACCTGGATTTTACCTGTACTTTCAGAAACTGCAGACGGATGATTTTGTCATTCACAACGTAGTCGCACAATAAATGTTCTGATTTAAAGAAGTTATTTTTGAAAGAGGAGAAATCTGCTGTTTCCATTTCAGTGATTACCACTTTGTACAAATTGTGTAATACGTAAAGTCCAAGTAAAATAAGGCGAGAGAAGACCTCTTATGTGGCAGCAGGCTATGAAGCTCTGCTGTATCTTTTTACTCTCTATCTACCTATTTCCCTCTTcttttcatccttctctctatccctttccACCAGATGATGACTGTACAGACCCAGGCATCCCACCAGGCGCTCTGCGGACCTCTGGTCGGCTCCGTGTGGGAGACAAGATCCAGTACCGCTGCCAGAGTGGCATGGATCTGCTGGGTTCATCTGAGAGAGTCTGTTTGGAGGCCCGAGAATGGAGCGGGTCAGAGCCTCGATGTCAGGGTCAGTGAGCGGACCACACTAGAGCTGGCCAAGCTGAAGGGCCAGAGACAAAAAAACATTCATACACATATTTAAGTGTTTACAGTAACTGGTATTTGGTTCCTTATTCTGCGGTCATGTTTTTCACTTCAGTTTTACAGAGATTTgtccttttggggggggggggggacttgttCTAAGAACAGGGTTGAGCAATCTCAAAGACTCTTCTTACAATTGCAAATTGtgctaaatatgtgtgtgtgttgcagcaccGTTTGCCTTTGACTCTCCCAGCTCTGTGGCCCAGGCCATGGGAGGATCCTTCTCTGGAGTCATGGATGTCCTTTCTCCAGAgttcaaaaagaaagaaaagaaaggtgaacagagagagaaaaacaaaggaGAATAGATGAAGACAGAGAGTGTGCATTTGGGTGTCATGTGAGAAGCACTGTACATGCCCCATGACCCCTGCGTTCCTCTATGCTGTTCCAGTGACCTTTGAGCGCGTGCTGCGTATCGCCGATGGCCGCATAAACATCTTCATCCTGCTGGACACCTCCGGCAGCATCACCGCACAACAGTTCGAGCAGGCCAGGACTGCCACCATTGCCCTCATACGCAAGGTACAGTAGACCTCCATGAACTTCTATTCAGtttaacacatgcacacattcacacacaacacatgcaaTTCTGATGAGTATGCTAACTTTCCCCAACATAACAATGTGATATCTGGATTCAGTTAATTAATTATTTGGATATTTCATTAATGAATGTAATAATTACAGAAATGTATTCATTCCCACATCTCTCCTGCAGTTGGACAGCTATCAGGTTCAGATGAGGTTCCATGTGACATCATATGCCAGCACGGCCATAAAGATAGTCTCTATCTTGGAACCCTGGTGTGACAATGCTGATGAAGTCATCCAACACCTGAATGAATTTGACCACAACAGTATGTCACTCAAATGGTTATTTGTGTATACATTCATTCTTTCCATTAatccattaattaattaatctatccatccatccatagatCCATCCGTTTTTTTGTCCCCTCCAGGTCACAAGAGCCAGACTGGTACCAACTTGTATGCCGCTCTACGCACCGTCTACGAAGAGATGTcctttctcaaacacaatgCAATAGAACGGAAATTCTTTAACCAGACGCAGAATGTCATCCTCATTGAGACAGATGGTAGGTCAGATAGAAAGAAGGTATGTCAGGTAAACAGATGGTAGGTAAGGTAGACAGCCATCATTGTTCTACAGGC
The genomic region above belongs to Osmerus eperlanus chromosome 11, fOsmEpe2.1, whole genome shotgun sequence and contains:
- the mfrp gene encoding membrane frizzled-related protein → MTDQTEVSIYSPEPPDIYKNVFSNPAFELEGERDDRVDGFRNTPTPEPIKQPAASQGLFGVCVMRLRATWCSWGMVVVSAAALLLMAAVGLALVLILTQLKDQTIEGVAVPPNPLDQLTMDGAPSSLPTMPSNTSLKGTAVPPMTRHPTPETRCGGVLTDPEGSFSSPNHPGYYPPDSLCVWMIQVAPPSLVQIHVSSLTVEGPSPCLFDWLEVQEETEQNLVTRFCGNVAPPTVNTNSSTVWVSFRSDGSIGGAGFSAQYRAISPEHKSCSREELMCDHGRCLLPVSVCDGQSNCLDHTDEANCSHKHKECGGQKSGPSGTLSSPNHPKPYPHQQLCTWRISVEEGHVIRLSFRNFSLETQDVCEFDYVEVHDSSDTGAGRVLGRYCGTSLPPDLTSSGPQMTVVFVADEGVADSGFNCSYQSISLSERTCGPSQFACSSGECLQQEWLCDGWTDCADGADELGCDNSTYPPFSSSCEPIEVELCEGLSYNLTSFPNIWLSITDQREAATLLRQYKVLMELACFEPLRRLVCGMFLPQCSPQGGVLQPCRSVCSSAEQQCSQALDLLSFSWPFNCHLLPDSHNPMECSIP
- the si:ch1073-280e3.1 gene encoding complement factor B, which translates into the protein MYSCFCGLHSAVSHTLLLGQSCVLQLDMQAVSILWLILSVLSLQLVCMQETDYEGEYEYDDMEFPQNCSISEVIKGGRVSYMQAGVPGSRLTYHCEQGQYPSPVSYRLCGMDGEWSSMRLASGRKVSQASCKDVLCPGQVQLDNGEFWPRDQWLRPGQNQSFSCHEGYPMKGSAQRTCTLEGDWTGTTPLCGKQDDDCTDPGIPPGALRTSGRLRVGDKIQYRCQSGMDLLGSSERVCLEAREWSGSEPRCQAPFAFDSPSSVAQAMGGSFSGVMDVLSPEFKKKEKKVTFERVLRIADGRINIFILLDTSGSITAQQFEQARTATIALIRKLDSYQVQMRFHVTSYASTAIKIVSILEPWCDNADEVIQHLNEFDHNSHKSQTGTNLYAALRTVYEEMSFLKHNAIERKFFNQTQNVILIETDGFSNTGSSALAMLAQIRDLLGYSPTSKEHSHEDLLDVYVFGLGDKVNKKELNDIASNKRDDPHLFILREAKTLGEVFNTMISDESVIMCGIAQEDVSSDSKAHTRPWRVNIITTGSRSEKCQGTILSEDWVLTAAHCFSNAGHEGLEEQKTTIEYGGGSVSAANLFLHPLYDVMGLKHKNVKEFYDYDIALVKVQRSIPISQKARPICLPCTKPASRAMKMRPDSTCKQHWNALFPTEMTRAYFIHKETRKQTHIHTGSRRPDCVKHAERTLTQNTTVTLDEYVPDRFLCTGGTPSQMDASTTKGDSGGALFLTKRMRNFQVGVVSWGTVDIHKKPSDKEHARDFHINIFKLMPWLRQHLGTKLDFLPDE